In Acidobacteriota bacterium, the following are encoded in one genomic region:
- the rpoB gene encoding DNA-directed RNA polymerase subunit beta translates to MSIEITAHNETGRSSTNGAKPERFDFSKIRTTVRIPNLIEVQRESYERFLQMDLLPNERDLVGLQAVFKSTFPISDFRDTSSLEFVEFRIGNWTCKCGQLQGLHHLRSNCKQCGQVIRVNPLSSDDIICHSCGSYNKNLVITCDNCGEPVGLKHKYDVHECQERGMTYSVPLHVKIRLTVWDKDEETAQKSIRDIKEEEVYFGDLPLMTDNGTFIINGTERVIVSQLHRSPGVFFEKAANNTYFLAKIIPYRGSWVEFEYDVKNLLYVRIDRKRKFLASIFLRALGLKTDEDILRKFYTIDKVRVNKGQLFWEVSKSLLGTRASSDIADAKGNVIVKSGKKITSSAFEALQTAHVKEVEVKVHDLEGAFTLNDLVNTSDGEVLAESNTELTAETIAKIVEAGIDSLEIFFPEKDDAGPTLSQTVRKDAIKTPQEALIEIYRKMRPGDPPTLDTSNALFHGMFFDARKFDFSRVGRLKFNIKMGRPDRARLDDPLLSPSDFFDVIEYVLKLKKLGLRNEPVTMEDGRLVYYGDDDIDHLGNRRVRAVGELLENQFRLGLVRMERAIKEKMSIHQEMQTAMPRDLINAKPVTAAVREFFGSSQLSQFMDQTNPLSEITHKRRLSALGPGGLSRERAGFEVRDVHPTHYGRICPIETPEGPNIGLISSLSCFARINEFGFIESPYRKVENGRVIEYIKVINPGDTSYKPGQHIPLEEIEKVNKKLGADKKPVSYEPWPFYLSAWEEDKYLIGQANIELDATGYIVGERVNARKAGEFVLAVRPEVEFMDVSPKQLVSVAASLIPFLENDDANRALMGSNMQRQAVPLLRAEAPLVGTGMEKVTAQDSGAVVVARRDGIVDTVDSERIIIKADHNMDGTLSREVTADIYPLIKFKRSNQNTCINQKPIVRSGDQVRKGQVIADGPCTEGGELALGRNVMVAFMPWRGYNFEDAILISEKMVKGDYYTSIHIEELEIEARDTKLGPEEITRDIPNVGEAALRDLDESGIIRIGAHVKPGSILVGKVTPKGETQLTAEEKLLRAIFGEKAGDVRDASLNCPPGIEGTVVDVKVFTRKGQDKDIRSIAIESAEEEKLRKNLHDEIRILEEERNKRIYELLDGRKVETDLVYRNVTVAAKGTKLTREMLEGVDIHALKKIEVSGARDVSAEIKDLEQRTERQIAILEHLYEEKIDKIKKGDELAPGVIKMVKVFVAMKRKLSVGDKMAGRHGNKGVIARVLPEEDMPYLPDGTPVEIVLNPLGVPSRMNVGQILETHLGWAAKVMGLSFATPVFDGTPESEIKRLLREANDKLMNEGGMPTMVDDSGKTILYDGLSGDAFEQKVTVGYIYMLKLSHLVDDKIHARSIGPYSLITQQPLGGKAQFGGQRFGEMEVWALEAYGAAHILQELLTCKSDDVAGRSKIYEAIVKGESDFEPGLPESFNVLIRELQSLCLDVELQQEQLQEA, encoded by the coding sequence ATGTCTATTGAGATCACGGCACATAACGAGACAGGCAGGAGCAGCACGAACGGCGCAAAGCCGGAGCGGTTCGACTTCTCAAAGATTCGCACGACCGTGCGGATTCCGAACCTCATCGAGGTTCAGCGTGAGAGTTACGAGCGCTTCTTGCAGATGGACTTACTGCCTAACGAGCGCGACCTCGTCGGCTTACAGGCGGTTTTCAAATCCACCTTTCCGATTTCGGATTTCCGCGATACCTCGTCGCTGGAATTCGTCGAGTTCCGCATTGGCAACTGGACGTGCAAATGCGGCCAATTGCAAGGACTGCATCACCTGCGCTCCAATTGTAAGCAGTGCGGCCAGGTGATTCGGGTCAATCCGCTTTCCAGCGATGACATCATTTGCCACTCTTGCGGTTCGTACAACAAGAATCTGGTCATCACCTGCGATAATTGCGGTGAGCCGGTGGGCTTGAAGCACAAATACGATGTGCACGAATGCCAGGAACGCGGCATGACCTACAGCGTGCCGTTGCACGTCAAGATTCGACTGACCGTCTGGGACAAGGACGAAGAAACCGCGCAGAAATCCATCCGCGACATCAAGGAAGAAGAGGTCTATTTCGGCGACCTGCCGCTGATGACGGACAACGGCACGTTCATCATCAACGGCACCGAACGCGTCATCGTTTCGCAGCTTCACCGTTCGCCTGGCGTCTTCTTTGAGAAAGCCGCCAACAACACCTATTTCCTGGCGAAGATCATTCCCTATCGTGGCTCGTGGGTTGAATTCGAATATGACGTCAAGAACCTGCTGTATGTGCGCATTGACCGTAAACGCAAGTTCCTGGCTTCGATCTTCCTGCGTGCGTTGGGCCTGAAAACGGACGAGGACATACTGCGGAAGTTTTACACCATAGACAAAGTCCGGGTGAACAAGGGCCAGCTTTTCTGGGAGGTCAGCAAGAGCCTGCTGGGAACGCGCGCGTCCTCTGACATCGCTGACGCCAAGGGCAACGTGATCGTCAAGAGCGGCAAGAAGATCACTTCGTCAGCCTTTGAAGCGCTTCAAACAGCGCATGTCAAGGAAGTCGAGGTCAAAGTTCATGACCTGGAAGGCGCCTTCACCCTCAACGATCTGGTCAACACCAGCGATGGCGAAGTCTTGGCTGAGAGCAACACCGAGTTGACCGCCGAAACCATCGCCAAGATCGTGGAAGCCGGCATTGACTCGCTTGAGATTTTCTTTCCTGAAAAGGACGACGCCGGGCCGACGTTGAGCCAGACTGTGCGCAAAGACGCGATCAAGACGCCGCAAGAGGCGCTGATTGAAATCTACCGCAAGATGCGGCCAGGTGATCCGCCCACGCTGGACACCTCAAATGCGCTTTTCCACGGGATGTTTTTCGACGCGCGCAAATTCGATTTCTCGCGTGTGGGCCGTTTGAAGTTCAACATCAAGATGGGCCGTCCCGACCGTGCGCGCCTGGACGATCCGCTGCTTTCGCCTTCGGACTTTTTCGACGTGATCGAATATGTGCTGAAGCTGAAGAAGCTGGGCCTGCGCAACGAACCCGTCACGATGGAAGACGGGCGGTTGGTTTATTACGGCGATGATGACATTGACCACCTGGGCAATCGCCGCGTGCGCGCGGTGGGCGAATTGCTGGAAAATCAATTCCGGCTCGGCCTGGTGCGTATGGAACGCGCGATCAAAGAGAAAATGTCCATCCATCAAGAGATGCAGACGGCGATGCCGCGCGACTTGATCAACGCCAAGCCGGTGACGGCAGCGGTGCGCGAGTTCTTCGGTTCGTCACAGCTCTCGCAGTTCATGGATCAGACCAATCCGCTGTCCGAGATTACGCACAAACGCCGCTTATCGGCGCTTGGGCCAGGTGGTCTGTCGCGTGAACGCGCGGGATTCGAAGTCCGTGACGTACACCCGACGCACTATGGCCGCATCTGTCCGATTGAAACGCCTGAAGGTCCGAACATCGGTTTGATCTCGTCACTCTCGTGCTTTGCGCGCATCAACGAATTCGGCTTTATCGAATCGCCGTACCGCAAGGTCGAGAACGGGCGTGTGATCGAATACATCAAGGTCATCAATCCGGGCGATACGAGCTACAAACCCGGCCAGCACATTCCGCTGGAAGAGATCGAGAAGGTCAACAAGAAACTCGGCGCTGACAAAAAGCCGGTTTCTTATGAACCCTGGCCCTTCTATCTATCAGCTTGGGAAGAGGACAAGTACCTCATCGGGCAGGCGAACATCGAACTCGACGCCACCGGTTACATCGTCGGCGAGCGCGTCAACGCGCGCAAAGCCGGCGAATTCGTCTTGGCTGTGCGCCCCGAAGTCGAATTCATGGACGTGTCGCCGAAACAACTCGTCTCGGTCGCTGCGTCACTGATTCCCTTCCTCGAAAACGACGACGCGAACCGCGCGCTGATGGGCTCGAACATGCAACGCCAGGCCGTGCCGCTGCTGCGCGCTGAAGCGCCGCTGGTCGGCACCGGCATGGAAAAAGTCACCGCCCAGGATTCGGGCGCGGTGGTCGTCGCCCGTCGCGACGGCATCGTGGACACGGTGGACAGCGAACGCATCATCATCAAAGCCGACCACAATATGGACGGCACGCTCTCGCGCGAAGTGACGGCGGACATCTACCCGCTCATCAAGTTCAAACGCTCGAACCAGAACACCTGCATCAACCAAAAGCCCATCGTGCGCAGCGGTGATCAGGTGCGCAAAGGCCAAGTCATTGCCGACGGCCCTTGCACCGAGGGCGGCGAACTCGCGCTGGGCCGCAATGTGATGGTCGCGTTTATGCCGTGGCGCGGGTACAACTTTGAGGACGCCATTCTGATTTCCGAGAAGATGGTCAAGGGCGACTACTACACTTCGATTCACATCGAAGAGTTGGAAATCGAAGCCCGTGACACCAAGCTCGGCCCCGAAGAGATCACGCGCGACATTCCGAACGTCGGCGAAGCCGCCCTGCGCGACCTCGACGAATCCGGCATCATCCGCATCGGCGCGCACGTCAAACCCGGCTCGATTCTGGTCGGCAAGGTCACGCCCAAAGGCGAGACCCAACTGACGGCGGAAGAGAAATTGTTGCGCGCGATCTTCGGCGAAAAGGCCGGCGATGTGCGCGACGCCTCGCTCAACTGCCCGCCCGGCATCGAAGGCACGGTCGTGGACGTCAAGGTCTTCACCCGCAAGGGTCAGGACAAGGACATCCGCAGCATCGCCATCGAAAGCGCCGAAGAGGAGAAGCTGCGCAAGAACCTGCACGATGAAATCCGCATCCTCGAAGAAGAGCGCAACAAACGCATCTACGAGTTGCTGGATGGCCGCAAGGTCGAAACCGACCTCGTCTATCGCAACGTCACCGTCGCGGCCAAGGGCACGAAGCTCACGCGCGAGATGCTGGAAGGCGTGGACATTCACGCGCTGAAGAAGATCGAAGTCAGTGGCGCGCGCGATGTTTCCGCCGAGATCAAAGACCTGGAACAACGCACCGAGCGTCAGATTGCGATTCTCGAACATCTCTACGAAGAGAAGATAGACAAGATCAAGAAGGGCGACGAACTCGCGCCCGGCGTGATCAAGATGGTCAAGGTCTTCGTGGCGATGAAGCGCAAACTTTCGGTCGGCGACAAGATGGCAGGCCGTCACGGCAACAAGGGCGTCATCGCCCGCGTGTTGCCTGAAGAAGACATGCCGTACTTGCCCGATGGTACGCCGGTCGAGATCGTGCTCAACCCGCTGGGTGTGCCTTCGCGTATGAACGTGGGGCAGATTCTGGAAACGCATCTGGGTTGGGCCGCCAAGGTGATGGGCTTGAGCTTTGCGACGCCCGTGTTTGACGGGACGCCGGAAAGCGAGATCAAACGCCTGTTGCGCGAGGCCAACGACAAGCTCATGAACGAAGGCGGCATGCCCACGATGGTGGATGATTCCGGCAAGACGATCTTGTATGACGGCCTGTCAGGCGATGCGTTCGAGCAGAAGGTGACCGTCGGGTACATCTATATGCTCAAACTCTCGCATCTGGTGGACGACAAGATTCACGCGCGTTCGATTGGCCCTTACAGCCTGATTACGCAACAGCCCTTGGGTGGCAAAGCGCAATTCGGCGGCCAGCGTTTCGGCGAAATGGAGGTTTGGGCGCTCGAAGCTTATGGCGCGGCGCACATCCTGCAAGAGCTGTTGACGTGCAAATCGGACGACGTGGCCGGGCGCTCGAAGATTTACGAAGCCATCGTCAAAGGCGAATCGGATTTCGAGCCGGGCCTGCCCGAATCGTTCAACGTGCTGATCCGCGAATTGCAATCGCTCTGCCTGGACGTCGAGTTGCAGCAAGAGCAGTTACAGGAAGCGTAG